The proteins below are encoded in one region of Oryzias melastigma strain HK-1 linkage group LG7, ASM292280v2, whole genome shotgun sequence:
- the stk38a gene encoding serine/threonine-protein kinase 38, with amino-acid sequence MAMTGQSSFSSMSNHTKERVTMAKVTLENFYSNLIAQHEEREMRQQKLEKVMDQEGLADEEKRIRRSEHARKETEFLRLKRTRLGLEDFESLKVIGRGAFGEVRLVQKKDTGHVYAMKILRKADMLEKEQVGHIRAERDILVEADSLWVVKMFYSFQDKMNLYLIMEFLPGGDMMTLLMKKDTLTEEATQFYIAETVLAIDSIHTLGFIHRDIKPDNLLLDARGHVKLSDFGLCTGLKKAHCTDFYKNLNHSLPSDFSKQTFQNMNSKRKAETWKRNRRQLAFSTVGTPDYIAPEVFMQTGYNKLCDWWSLGVIMYEMLIGYPPFCSETPQETYRKVMNWRETLTFPPEVPISEKAKDLILRFCCEEEHRIGAASVLEIKSNPFFEGVDYDHIRERPAAIPINIKSIDDTSNFDEFPESDILTPTATQVSNHSEADLKNKDWVFINYTYKRFEGLTARGAIPSYMKSGKR; translated from the exons ATGGCAATGACCGGACAGAGCTCGTTTTCCTCCATGAGCAACCACACCAAGGAGCGGGTCACCATGGCCAAGGTGACCCTGGAGAACTTCTACAGCAACCTCATCGCCCAGCACGAGGAGAGGGAGATGAG GCAGCAGAAGCTAGAGAAGGTGATGGACCAGGAGGGCCTGGCCGATGAGGAG AAACGGATCCGTCGCTCTGAACACGCCAGGAAAGAGACGGAGTTTCTGCGTCTGAAGCGAACTCGGCTGGGCCTGGAAGACTTTGAGTCCCTGAAGGTGATTGGCCGAGGAGCATTCGGAGAG GTCCGCCTGGTGCAGAAGAAAGACACGGGTCATGTTTACGCCATGAAGATCCTTCGCAAAGCTGACATGCTGGAGAAGGAGCAG GTCGGTCACATCCGTGCTGAGAGGGACATCCTGGTGGAGGCAGACAGCCTCTGGGTGGTCAAGATGTTCTACAGCTTCCAGGACAAGATGAACCTCTACCTCATCATGGAGTTCCTTCCAGGAG GGGACATGATGACCCTGCTGATGAAGAAGGACACTCTAACAGAAGAGGCCACTCAGTTCTACATCGCAGAGACGGTGCTGGCCATCGACTCCATCCACACGCTGGGCTTCATCCACAGAGACATCAAACCAGACAACCTGCTGCTGGACGCCCGG GGTCACGTGAAGCTGTCGGACTTCGGTCTGTGCACGGGGCTGAAGAAGGCTCACTGCACGGACTTCTACAAGAACCTGAACCACAGCCTGCCCAGCGACTTCAGCAAGCAGA CCTTCCAGAACATGAACTCCAAGAGGAAGGCAGAGACGTGGAAGAGGAACCGGAGACAGCTG GCCTTCTCCACGGTGGGAACTCCAGACTACATCGCTCCAGAGGTCTTCATGCAGACTGGCTACAACAAGCTGTGTGACTGGTGGAGTCTGGGCGTCATCATGTACGAGATGCTGATTG GTTACCCTCCGTTCTGCTCAGAGACGCCTCAGGAGACCTACAGGAAGGTGATGAACTGGAGGGAGACGCTCACGTTCCCCCCAGAGGTGCCAATTTCAGAGAAGGCCAAAGACCTCATCCTCAG GTTCTGCTGTGAGGAGGAGCACCGGATCGGAGCTGCAAGCGTGTTGGAGATCAAGTCCAACCCGTTCTTCGAGGGGGTGGACTACGACCACATCAG AGAACGACCCGCCGCCATTCCCATCAACATCAAAAGCATCGACGACACCTCCAACTTTGACGAGTTCCCAGAGTCTGACATCCTCACCCCTACAG CCACTCAGGTGTCCAATCACAGCGAGGCGGACCTGAAGAACAAGGACTGGGTCTTCATCAACTACACCTACAAGCGCTTCGAGGGCCTGACGGCGCGGGGCGCCATTCCGTCCTACATGAAGTCAGGAAAGAGATAA
- the si:ch211-180f4.1 gene encoding leucine-rich repeat neuronal protein 1, with translation MAAALLVPLMASWAFAVVGVSLEAARQLCPLQCVCETRPWFTPQSVYHHAKTVDCNELHLHRVPANLSADTQVLLLQSNNISSITTELQSLTNLTELDLSQNHFTQVSSMGLFSLGHLVTLYLEENQIEELEDFGLRNLSSLEELYINHNHISSIGPKAFSGLTNLLRLHLNSNRLVAIDSRWFEALPSLEILMIGENPILGLEEKNFLPLSHLHSLVLAGMGLVSVPSAAFKGLDYLESLSFYDNRLRSVPRDALSMLTNLKFLDLNKNPISRIQQGDFQNLQHLEELSLNNLEELVMVEQAAFQNLPEMGKLELCNNPRLSYIDPQAFSNLSSLRTLLLHNNQLSLLSGDLLSSLPSLEEVSLHSNPLRCDCLTSWGPHFGNQSHLKLLESSITLCSTPSHLIGQELQEVVAFGWGGGGANTCLPHISPQAFPATLNISAGQPITLECWADADPAPQFYWITPNGDKVSSEGVAAPIISEGGRGLHSMKKKHRLSEPGALVIEHAEPSDAGVYTCVAWNLEGADTKSVSVSVDSRGFGGGRGWSDEPSREHPRLVNSSGAGHSLVVLTKVVHAQSVVLGWKLSPRKDASFVGQLHQGAALSWWTSATVHIDNPQISYTAEVPADVQEYNLTHLLPATEYHVCLTVSSSPITNPSSSPAPLSPSSPPLPPGPSYTSCLNVTTKEAGFSVELVASRRSSVALAAVMGSMFALSIMALLVVYMGRRVQQHKTCGHSLKTYMQHATSIPLNELYPPLITLWESEAEKEKEDKEEEEARQRGRRGEEDMGAGQINTTKTYMW, from the exons ATGGCGGCTGCCCTGCTCGTCCCCCTGATGGCGTCGTGGGCGTTCGCCGTGGTTGGTGTGTCTCTGGAAG CCGCCAGGCAGCTGTGTCCTCTGCAGTGCGTGTGTGAGACCAGGCCGTGGTTCACGCCGCAGTCCGTCTACCACCACGCCAAAACGGTTGATTGCAACGAGCTACACCTGCACAGGGTGCCTGCCAACCTGTCCGCCGACACCCAG GTTCTGCTTCTGCAAAGCAATAACATCTCCTCCATCACAACCGAACTGCAGAGTCTGACCAATCTGACTGAACTGGACCTGTCCCAGAACCACTTCACACAG GTGAGCTCCATGGGGCTTTTCTCTCTGGGCCACTTGGTGACTCTGTACCTGGAGGAGAACCAGATTGAGGAGCTGGAGGACTTTGGTCTAAGGAATCTGTCCAGTCTGGAGGAGCTCTACATCAACCACAACCACATCTCCTCGATTGGACCCAAGGCCTTCTCCGGCCTCACAAACCTGCTGCG GCTCCATCTGAACTCCAACCGGCTGGTGGCCATCGACAGCCGCTGGTTTGAGGCCCTGCCGTCCCTAGAGATCTTGATGATTGGGGAGAACCCCATCCTCGGTCTAGAAGAGAAGAACTTCCTGCCTCTCTCCCACCTCCACAGTCTGGTCCTAGCTGGAATGGGTCTGGTGTCGGTGCCCTCAGCTGCCTTTAAGGGCCTGGACTACCTTGAGAGCCTCTCCTTCTACGACAACCGCCTCAG GTCAGTTCCTCGGGACGCCCTGAGCATGCTTACAAACCTCAAGTTCTTGGATCTGAACAAGAACCCCATCAGTCGAATCCAACAGGGAGACTTCCAGAACCTTCAGCACCTGGAGGAGCTCAG TCTGAATAACTTGGAGGAGCTGGTGATGGTGGAGCAAGCGGCTTTCCAGAACCTTCCAGAAATGGGCAAACTGGAGCTCTGCAACAACCCCAGGCTGTCCTACATCGACCCCCAGGCCTTCAG CAACCTCTCCTCCCTGAGGACGCTCCTCCTCCACAACAACCAGCTGAGCCTCCTCTCTGGGGACCTCCTCTCATCCCTCCCGTCCCTGGAGGAGGTGTCTCTTCACTCCAACCCCCTACGCTGTGACTGTTTGACCTCTTGGGGGCCTCACTTTGGGAACCAGTCCCACCTGAAGCTGCTGGAGTCCTCCATCACTCTTTGCTCCACCCCGTCGCACCTGATTGGCCAGGAGCTACAGGAGGTGGTGGCCTTTGGATGGGGTGGAGGCGGAGCCAACACCTGCCTGCCTCACATCTCCCCTCAAGCCTTCCCAGCAACCCTGAACATCAGTGCGGGACAGCCAATCACGCTGGAGTGCTGGGCAGACGCTGACCCCGCCCCTCAGTTCTACTGGATCACACCAAACGGAGacaag GTGAGTTCTGAGGGTGTGGCTGCACCAATCATTTCAGAGGGAGGGCGTGGCCTGCACAGCATGAAGAAGAAGCACCGCCTGTCAGAGCCCGGAGCGCTGGTTATCGAACACGCCGAGCCTTCCGATGCCG GTGTGTACACCTGTGTGGCCTGGAACTTGGAAGGAGCCGACACGAAGAGCGTCTCCGTCTCAGTGGATTCCAGAGGGTttggaggggggagggggtggagTGATGAGCCCAGCAGAGAGCATCCTCGGCTGGTCAACTCCTCCGGCGCCGGACACTCTCTCGTGGTTTTGACGAAG GTGGTTCATGCCCAGTCCGTGGTGCTGGGATGGAAGCTCTCCCCCCGTAAAGATGCTTCATTTGTGGGCCAACTCCACCAGGGCGCCGCCCTCTCCTGGTGGACCAGCGCCACTGTTCACATCGACAACCCTCAGATAAGCTACACTGCAGAG GTTCCAGCTGACGTTCAGGAGTACAACCTGACCCACCTCCTCCCAGCGACGGAGTACCACGTCTGTCTGACGGTGTCCTCCTCCCCCATTACAAACCCAAGCTCCTCCCCCGCTCCCCTCTCACCCTCCTCACCGCCCCTCCCCCCTGGCCCCTCCTACACCTCCTGCCTGAACGTCACCACCAAAGAGGCGGGTTTCTCTGTGGAGCTGGTGGCGTCGCGGCGCAGCAGTGTGGCTCTGGCGGCGGTCATGGGCTCCATGTTCGCCTTGTCCATCATGGCGCTGCTGGTGGTGTACATGGGACGGCGGGTGCAGCAGCACAAGACCTGCGGCCACTCGCTGAAGACGTACATGCAGCACGCCACCTCCATACCGCTGAACGAGCTGTACCCGCCGCTCATCACGCTGTGGGAGAGCGAAGCCGAGAAGGAGAAAGAGgacaaggaggaggaggaggcgcggCAGAGGGGGAGGCGGGGCGAGGAGGACATGGGGGCGGGTCAGATCAACACCACCAAGACTTACATGTGGTAG
- the elk1 gene encoding ETS domain-containing protein Elk-3, with amino-acid sequence MESNPLIKAMDPSITLWQFLLHLLEDQRQHHLICWTGEDGEFKLLDAEEVARLWGLCKNKHNMNYDKLSRALRYYYDKNIIKKVSGQKFVYKFVSQPDPSQPDGLRCSDINQGRDAVDPGSQLKGPGGGAPPCPSKGLPQRSSPCSSQKSSRNDYMKSGLYSTFTIQSLQAPPPPRPVKPELLIQQDPAPKADCPSRETPPQICSVSELKRPPSVGGAVDALQVMVKQASPCQTPAPSPQIPASSPSQSQNPLGPSLSDPPQIYLTSVGEPSSLTPLLPIGGSVSPAPPPHAPGGPQDPQQEDHSAISSTLPPHPAHAHPVLLIINPPPQQQAAVATPPSAAPPTTRPPPPPIIIKEEHLPSELLEIVALDRKVEEVPQLICSSAESETPPAIMETPLPPCVEPSIRVHPETGKAQEDPPSTVTDPPDPPVASVLDAVPPKQKKPRGLELPSSPSLPPGLSLDKVNAAVNSLLAPGSATNTLTPTVITSHALTPVLLTPSALPSTIHFWSTLSPIAPRSPAKLSFQFPSNGNNQIHIPALSVDGLSTPVVLSPGPQKP; translated from the exons ATGGAGTCTAACCCGCTTATCAAAG CCATGGACCCGTCCATCACCTTGTGGCAGTTCCTGCTCCACCTGCTGGAGGACCAGCGGCAGCACCACCTGATCTGCTGGACCGGTGAAGACGGCGAGTTCAAGCTGCTGGACGCTGAGGAGGTGGCCCGCTTGTGGGGCCTCTGCAAgaacaaacacaacatgaattACGACAAACTGAGTCGTGCCCTCAGATACTACTATGACAAG AACATCATCAAGAAGGTAAGCGGACAGAAGTTTGTCTACAAGTTCGTGAGTCAGCCCGATCCATCACAGCCAGACGGTCTTCGATGCTCCGACATCAACCAGGGGAGAGACGCCGTGGACCCCGGCAGTCAGCTGAAAGGCCCGGGAGGTGGAGCTCCGCCCTGCCCGTCAAAGGGCCTTCCTCAG CGCTCATCCCCCTGCAGCTCCCAGAAGAGCTCCAGAAACGACTACATGAAGTCCGGCCTCTACTCCACCTTCACCATCCAGTCGCtgcaagccccgcccccaccccGACCTGTCAAACCAGAGCTCCTGATCCAGCAAGACCCCGCCCCCAAGGCTGACTGCCCCTCCAGGGAG ACCCCCCCACAGATCTGCAGCGTGTCGGAGCTGAAGCGGCCCCCGTCAGTGGGAGGGGCTGTGGACGCTCTCCAGGTGATGGTCAAGCAGGCTTCTCCGTGTCAGACTCCGGCCCCCAGCCCACAGATTCCCGCCTCCTCTCCCAGTCAGTCCCAG AACCCTCTAGGGCCGTCCTTGAGCGACCCCCCTCAGATTTATCTCACCAGCGTTGGGGAGCCGTCttctctgactcctcttcttcCTATTGGTGGGAGCGTGAGCCCCGCCCCCCCACCACATGCCCCCGGTGGCCCCCAGGACCCGCAGCAGGAGGACCACAGTGCCATCTCCAGCACACTGCCTCCCCATCCAGCTCACGCCCACCCGGTCCTGCTCATCATCAACCCCCCTCCTCAGCAGCAGGCTGCGGTGGCCACGCCCCCTTCTGCTGCCCCTCCCACCACACGCCCTCCGCCTCCCCCCATCATCATCAAGGAGGAGCACTTACCATCGGAGCTCCTGGAGATAGTGGCGCTGGACAGGAAGGTGGAGGAG GTCCCTCAGCTGATCTGCAGCTCAGCAGAGTCAGAGACCCCCCCGGCCATCATGGagacccccctccctccctgtgTGGAGCCCAGCATCAGAGTTCACCCGGAGACGGGGAAGGCCCAGGAGGACCCCCCCAGCACTGTGACGG ACCCCCCCGACCCCCCTGTGGCCTCCGTGCTGGACGCTGTCCCCCCCAAGCAGAAGAAACCGCGGGGCCTGGAGctcccctcctccccctccctgccACCTGGCCTCTCCCTGGATAAG GTAAACGCGGCCGTCAACAGCTTACTGGCTCCTGGATCAGCCACCAACACCCTGACCCCGACAGTCATCACGTCCCACGCCCTG ACCCCCGTGCTGCTGACGCCCAGCGCCCTCCCCTCCACCATCCACTTCTGGAGCACGCTCAGTCCCATCGCCCCCCGCTCACCGGCCAAGCTGTCCTTTCAG TTCCCGTCTAACGGCAATAACCAGATCCATATCCCGGCTCTGAGTGTGGACGGCCTCTCCACCCCAGTGGTCCTGTCCCCGGGCCCCCAGAAGCCCTGA